TTCGCGATGATCCTTTGTTTGAAACGCCTGCATCTGGTTTCTGATTTCGATTTGAACGATTTCCGCCAAGGTCGAGCTGTGAGAGGCGGCTAGGTTCTTCTTGATGTAGCCGTAGGCGACGCTCGGTCCCTGTGCGAGACGTTTCGCCAACTGCAATCCCTTGTCCAGCAGCTCGACATCGTCGCAGACGTCGTTGACCAGGCCGAACTCCTTGGCTCTCGGTGCGTCGATCGGGTCACCCAGGATCATCATCTCCTTAGCCCTAGCGCTGCCCACCAATTTGGTCAGAGTCCACGACACGCCGAAGTCGCCAGACAGCCCGATCTTGGCGAAGGCCGTTCCGAACTTCGCGGATTTCGCGGCCAGCCGGAAGTCGCATGCCAACGCCAGACCAAGACCGGCTCCGAAGCACGCGCCATTGACCAGAGCGATGAACACCTTGGGGCTTTCCTGAATCCGTACCGAGACCTGATGCTTCTGCAGCATCACCTCGGCGCGAACCTCCATCGATTCCTCGATCTTCGAGCCCATTTTCTTGACGTTCCCGCCGGAACAAAATCCCCGGCCGGCACCAGTGAGCACGACCACTCTGACGGTGCTGTCGGCGGCGGTCCGGTTCACCATGTCGAGCAGGCGGAACTGCATGTCTTCCGACAACGAATTCAGCGTGCCGGGATCGTTCAGTGTTATCGTGGCTATGCCATCGGCTTTGTCGAGAAGGATATCGCTCACGTCTAACCC
This region of Chelativorans sp. AA-79 genomic DNA includes:
- a CDS encoding enoyl-CoA hydratase gives rise to the protein MSDILLDKADGIATITLNDPGTLNSLSEDMQFRLLDMVNRTAADSTVRVVVLTGAGRGFCSGGNVKKMGSKIEESMEVRAEVMLQKHQVSVRIQESPKVFIALVNGACFGAGLGLALACDFRLAAKSAKFGTAFAKIGLSGDFGVSWTLTKLVGSARAKEMMILGDPIDAPRAKEFGLVNDVCDDVELLDKGLQLAKRLAQGPSVAYGYIKKNLAASHSSTLAEIVQIEIRNQMQAFQTKDHREAVLAFSEKRQPTYTGT